CCCAGTACTACGGTGGATGGCGGCCTGTACCTAAGGCACTCCCTGGAAACGGGGAGCAAACAGATTGCAGGACACCTAAGGCTATTGGAGAGGGTAACTCGCCAGTTCTCTACTCTACCCTATATTCCTATATTCCCAGGAGGAAAACAACCTTGGAAAAAAGAATCCTCCAGGTAGGCCACAGCCCGGATGCAGATGATGCCTTTATGTTTTATGGTCTTTCGTGCCATGCTGTGACCATTAGGGGGATGGAGATCCGGCACGTTATGGAGGACATCCAGAGACTAAATGAGCGGGCTTTAAAAGGCGAATTAGAGGTCACGGCCATTTCTGCTTACGCCTACCCCTATGTGGCTGATCGTTATTGGATTATGAAAACAGGTTCCAGTATGGGAGAAGGCTATGGTCCCATACTGGTATCTAAAAAGTTTCAGGAGATAGCTCAACTTAAAGGTCGTAAGGTGGCTACCCCAGGCCCTCTTACCACGGCCAGACTCCTATTTCACCTGTATTTGGAAGAGGCCGCCCCGGTAGATATCCCTTTTGATCAAATCGTGGAGGCGGTTCTTTCCGAAGAGGTGGACGCGGGGATACTGATCCATGAAGGGCAGCTCACCTTTGACCGTTCAGGGCTTCACCAGATAATTGATTTTGGTCGGATATGGACGGAAGAGACCAATCTTCCCCTTCCCCTGGGCCTGGATGTAGTTCGAAAAGACCTGGGAGAAGCCTCAGCTAAGGAAATTTCCCTGGGGCTGCAGGCGAGCATTCGTTACGGATACGAACACCAGGATAAGGCCATTCCTTATGCCTTGCAATTTGGCCGGGGACTGGATGCAGAAACCGGCGCCCGGTTCGTGAAAATGTATGTAAACGATCTCACCGTAGATATGGGTGAACGTGGGAAAGAGGCCTTGACCCTTCTTTTCCGAAGAGCCTACGAAAAGAGACTCATCGAGAAGAGACCGGAAGTGGTGTGTATTTAGCAGTTCGTAGCTACTTGGGCATCCAGTCATCGGTGATCTTAAAGGAGGGATGCATTGCTTATTTTTCCGGTTACACCGGCCAAGCAAAAAGAGCTTCAAGAACGAATGAAGAACCTGGGGGTCAGCGAGGAAGACCTGGAGGAAGGATTTATCCGGGCTTCGGGCCAGGGAGGCCAGAAGGTCAACAAGAGTTCTTCTTGTGTCTATC
This is a stretch of genomic DNA from bacterium. It encodes these proteins:
- a CDS encoding MqnA/MqnD/SBP family protein, encoding MEKRILQVGHSPDADDAFMFYGLSCHAVTIRGMEIRHVMEDIQRLNERALKGELEVTAISAYAYPYVADRYWIMKTGSSMGEGYGPILVSKKFQEIAQLKGRKVATPGPLTTARLLFHLYLEEAAPVDIPFDQIVEAVLSEEVDAGILIHEGQLTFDRSGLHQIIDFGRIWTEETNLPLPLGLDVVRKDLGEASAKEISLGLQASIRYGYEHQDKAIPYALQFGRGLDAETGARFVKMYVNDLTVDMGERGKEALTLLFRRAYEKRLIEKRPEVVCI